A single region of the Chryseobacterium culicis genome encodes:
- a CDS encoding metallophosphoesterase family protein, which produces MKPNIFFTADHHFGHENIIKFSERPFESLDHMNEELIKRWNEKIEPGDTVYHLGDMSLGKPDFTKDILDRLNGNIHLIKGNHEGAALTYPKRFASIRDYHELKIDEADNSNGKQKIILFHYAMRTWNGSHRGVWQLYGHSHGTLPDDEMALSFDVGVDCHNFYPVSYEEVKELMKRKKWTPPFAPRN; this is translated from the coding sequence ATGAAACCCAATATATTTTTTACAGCAGACCATCATTTTGGTCATGAAAATATTATAAAATTTTCAGAGAGACCCTTTGAGTCACTGGATCATATGAATGAAGAACTCATTAAAAGATGGAATGAGAAAATAGAACCCGGTGATACCGTCTACCATTTAGGAGATATGAGTCTAGGAAAACCTGATTTTACCAAAGATATTTTAGACAGGTTAAATGGTAATATCCATCTGATCAAAGGCAATCACGAAGGGGCAGCTTTAACCTATCCCAAGCGTTTTGCTTCCATCAGAGATTATCACGAACTTAAAATTGATGAAGCAGATAACAGCAACGGAAAACAAAAAATCATTCTTTTCCATTATGCCATGCGTACCTGGAATGGCTCGCACCGCGGTGTCTGGCAATTATACGGCCATTCACACGGAACATTACCGGATGATGAGATGGCTTTGAGTTTTGATGTTGGGGTAGACTGCCACAATTTTTATCCCGTTTCCTACGAGGAAGTCAAAG
- a CDS encoding peptidase, translating to MLQAEIKSLLKEDISILIKIPNSGKHYLCDCGEASLLTVKEVQSISAIFISHTHIDHFSNFDGIFRHQIGSGEKVVICGPKNIHQQVEARLKSYTWNLIDENAIAYEIREIVSKDEINIYTLRPPHWNLELINTQNFLFEDEYVNVDFTILDHKIDSIAYLFKEKDTVSFNETGSGFKKGKWISELKTAFENNNGDKEIEIEGTVYKAADLFHLLTRNKGYKLGVIMDHAVDKSNYEKIKAVFGAADLVYIETFYKDSDQEFAGINHHSFASASGNIMNECEVKEAIPIHFSRRYTESDQEEIETAFYKAFRKN from the coding sequence ATGTTACAAGCAGAAATAAAAAGTCTTTTAAAAGAAGACATCAGTATATTAATCAAAATTCCTAATTCCGGAAAGCACTATTTGTGTGATTGCGGAGAAGCAAGTTTATTGACTGTGAAGGAAGTTCAGTCCATATCCGCAATATTCATCAGTCATACGCATATAGATCACTTTTCAAATTTCGATGGAATTTTCAGACATCAGATCGGAAGCGGAGAAAAGGTTGTGATTTGTGGACCGAAAAATATTCATCAACAAGTTGAAGCAAGATTGAAATCTTACACCTGGAATCTGATTGATGAAAACGCAATTGCCTATGAAATCCGTGAGATTGTTTCAAAAGACGAAATTAATATCTACACTCTTCGTCCGCCACATTGGAATCTGGAATTAATCAATACCCAAAATTTCCTTTTTGAAGACGAATATGTCAACGTTGATTTTACCATTCTTGATCACAAAATAGATTCTATTGCTTATTTGTTTAAAGAAAAAGATACTGTCAGCTTCAATGAAACTGGTTCCGGATTTAAAAAAGGAAAATGGATCAGCGAGCTTAAGACCGCTTTTGAAAATAATAACGGAGACAAAGAAATTGAAATTGAAGGAACTGTTTATAAAGCAGCCGATCTTTTTCATTTGTTAACCCGTAATAAAGGCTATAAGCTTGGTGTGATCATGGATCATGCAGTAGACAAAAGCAATTATGAGAAAATAAAAGCCGTGTTTGGAGCAGCAGATCTGGTGTATATTGAAACATTTTATAAGGATTCTGACCAGGAATTTGCAGGGATCAATCATCACAGCTTTGCTTCCGCATCAGGGAATATCATGAATGAATGCGAGGTGAAAGAAGCCATTCCGATTCACTTTTCAAGAAGATACACAGAAAGCGATCAGGAAGAAATTGAAACTGCTTTTTATAAAGCATTTCGTAAAAATTAA